CGCTGGACCGTCTCTGGCATGCAGTGCCCTCGTATCCGACTGTCAGCGAAGTCTGGCTCAGGCTGCTGGAAAAATACGGCCTCTGACTCGCGCCGAGGGATAGCTGGCGGCTGAGCTCGGGCTCTCTATTTGAACTGACCGGTCAGTTCAGTTAGACTCAGGGCGGAACATTCCCTGCGAAAGGCCATCCTTGCTCTCCGTACAGCAGCTCCACGTGAAAGGCCGGCGGGACGATCTGCTTCCGCCCACCTCGCTGCAGGTCGAACGGGGCGAACTGCTCCTCATTGCAGGCGAACGCCAGTATCAGCGGACGGCGCTGGCCCTCACGCTCAGCGCCCGAATGAAATCCAGCGGCGGCCGAATCGTCTGGGACGGCAGCCCGAAGACGCATTCCCTCCGCCTGGCGAGTGCCCTGGTCGACTCACCCGGGGTCAACGAGCCCGAGCAGCACCTGAGCGTCCGCGACCTCGTCACAGAGGACCTTGCCCTGATCCCACGCCGCTACCGGGGCGCACTGCTCAGCAAGCCCTGGCTAAAAGTCAACAGCTTCGAGGATATCGCGGACCTCTGGACGGAACAGCTCCCCCCGGACCGGCGAATGGAACTCCTTACCGCCCTGGCGCTGGCCAACCCGCATGCCGACCTTCTCGTTGTGGACTCCCCGGACCGGCATAGTTCCCATTCTTCCGACTGGCTCCCCCGGCTTGAGCGGCTGGCGTACGACGGCGGGCGGCCGCTGGCCGTCGTCGTCACCGTTTCTGCCCTCCCGCCGGAGTGGACCGGTCCAGCCGCCGTCATCGGCAACTCGGTTCACAGCCCGCACGGTACGCCGGCGCTTGCACCAGACAATGA
Above is a window of Arthrobacter pascens DNA encoding:
- a CDS encoding ABC transporter ATP-binding protein, producing the protein MLSVQQLHVKGRRDDLLPPTSLQVERGELLLIAGERQYQRTALALTLSARMKSSGGRIVWDGSPKTHSLRLASALVDSPGVNEPEQHLSVRDLVTEDLALIPRRYRGALLSKPWLKVNSFEDIADLWTEQLPPDRRMELLTALALANPHADLLVVDSPDRHSSHSSDWLPRLERLAYDGGRPLAVVVTVSALPPEWTGPAAVIGNSVHSPHGTPALAPDNELRLETEDAK